Within the Nocardioides humi genome, the region GTCGGCGAAGTGCACGGTCGTGGACGCGGTCGCCGCGAGCCGGTGCCCGTTCGCCCGGTCGTGCAGGCAGTGACCGGTGTGCAGCACGCCCGAGCGCCCGCGCATGGCGCGCCAGCGGCGCTCGGCGTCGCCGGCGTCGTCGGGCTTGCCGAGGGCCGCGCCGTCGAGCTCGAGCACCGAGTCGCAGCCGAGGACCAGCCCGTCGGCGGGCAGCTCGTCGCGCTCGGCCACCGCCGCGCACTTGAGCTCGGCCAGCCGGAGCGCCAGCTCGGCCGGCGGCACCCCGGCGACCTGGGACTCGTCGACGCCCGAGACGACGACCTGCGGGTCGAGGCCCGCGCTGCGGAGGGTCGCCAGGCGTGCGGGAGAGGCGGACGCGAGCACGAGGGTCGGCACCCGGTCACCCTAGCCAGCGCCGGGTCGGGCCAGGGCGCCGGTGATCGTCGCGACCGCCCGGCGGACCGGCTCCACGGCGGAGGCGAGCAGCTCGGGCCGCGAGGTGACGACGTTGACGGCGGCGAGGACGTGCCAGCCGGGCAGGGGAGCGGCGATGCCGTAGGCGCCGGGGTTGAGCTCGGCCTCGGTGGTGACGTGCCCGGCGGCCCGTACGTCGGCGACCCGGGCGGGCTCGCCGGGTCGCGGCGGCCCGGACGCGAGCGCCGCGAGGCCGCCGGCGCCCCTGTCGA harbors:
- a CDS encoding Maf family protein, with amino-acid sequence MPTLVLASASPARLATLRSAGLDPQVVVSGVDESQVAGVPPAELALRLAELKCAAVAERDELPADGLVLGCDSVLELDGAALGKPDDAGDAERRWRAMRGRSGVLHTGHCLHDRANGHRLAATASTTVHFADLTDDEITAYVATGEPLHVAGAFTVDGLGGGFVTRIDGDHHNVVGVSLPLLRGMVRELGHRWTDLWAG